A portion of the Oculatellaceae cyanobacterium genome contains these proteins:
- a CDS encoding IS4 family transposase: MLPSFYQKYLEKYLKPAQLITLKMLVWLLQSHKSVKIERLAAHLPLPILENSRRRHVQRFLSLGSLSVLALWFPLIREIFDRQLKAGSQLIIAIDRTQWKDNNVLMVSAIHQKRAFPIFWTLLDKKGACNLAEQKQVLRPVILLLKKYQLVVVGDREFHSIELAQWLHGQHLSFVLRQKCDTTFRQKRQKFQPLSSIPIQPGIRLFYPHISLTQKKGFNRFNLAAYWKRQYRGKQEKEPWYLLTNLTDLNSATQIYKQRYGIEAMFKDCKTGGYNLEDSKTSPDRLIKLIVLIALAMTSAWLHGQRTRAQGQQKYVCRLTETGRTRRRHSNFWIGLYGESWLVGFHECQLWVEEMLNLIANKKSFYQRGLRAISLIDQPL; encoded by the coding sequence ATGTTGCCATCATTTTATCAAAAATACCTAGAAAAATATCTCAAGCCAGCACAATTAATAACTTTAAAGATGCTGGTATGGTTATTACAATCTCACAAAAGTGTCAAGATAGAAAGACTCGCAGCCCACCTGCCATTACCAATTTTAGAAAACAGTCGTCGTCGCCATGTTCAACGTTTTTTATCTCTTGGCTCCTTAAGTGTACTTGCTCTATGGTTTCCCTTGATTAGAGAGATTTTTGATCGTCAACTCAAAGCTGGAAGCCAACTAATCATCGCTATTGATAGGACGCAGTGGAAAGACAACAATGTTTTGATGGTCAGTGCCATCCATCAAAAAAGAGCTTTCCCGATCTTCTGGACATTGTTAGATAAAAAAGGAGCTTGTAACCTAGCTGAACAAAAACAAGTATTACGTCCAGTAATTCTGCTATTAAAAAAATATCAATTAGTTGTCGTTGGAGATAGAGAGTTTCATAGCATAGAACTAGCACAATGGTTGCACGGTCAGCATCTGAGTTTTGTCCTACGTCAAAAATGTGATACAACTTTCCGACAGAAAAGACAAAAGTTTCAACCGTTAAGTAGCATTCCGATTCAACCAGGTATTCGCTTATTTTATCCACATATTAGTTTAACTCAAAAGAAAGGCTTTAATCGCTTCAATTTAGCTGCTTATTGGAAAAGACAATATCGAGGTAAGCAAGAAAAGGAACCCTGGTATTTATTAACTAATCTGACTGATTTAAACAGTGCAACTCAAATCTACAAACAACGTTATGGCATAGAAGCCATGTTTAAGGATTGTAAAACTGGAGGATATAACCTTGAGGATTCTAAAACTTCGCCTGATAGATTAATTAAATTGATTGTTTTAATTGCTTTGGCAATGACTTCGGCGTGGCTTCACGGGCAAAGAACACGAGCGCAGGGACAACAGAAATATGTTTGTCGTTTGACAGAAACAGGTAGAACCAGAAGAAGACATAGTAACTTTTGGATAGGTTTATATGGCGAAAGTTGGCTGGTTGGTTTTCATGAGTGTCAGTTATGGGTAGAGGAAATGCTCAACCTTATTGCGAATAAAAAGTCATTTTATCAAAGGGGCTTGAGAGCTATAAGCCTTATAGACCAGCCGCTCTAG
- a CDS encoding homogentisate 1,2-dioxygenase, producing MSYYYKLGNVPHKRHSQFRQANGSLYHEELMGIHGFSGIQSLLYHLHPPTQIAKILFEKKIEIAYAEEGALRPHHIRTASVVEGGDAIASRLPLMANSDVCIYIARPTEPMQYWYRFAQGDEIIFIHDGTGILESQYGIIRYHPGDYLVIPTGVVWRILPDTNVGQRMLVIESYGHIEPPQRYINRYGQFLEHSPYNERDIRPPEELITFDKTGEFEVRVKARNHITSFLYRHHPLDVVGWDGHLWPFAFNIADFEPITGRIHQPPTVHQTFTAPGFVICSFVPRLLDYHPAGIPSPYNHSNVDSDEMIYYVEGNFISRKGIERSSITVHPSGIPHGPHPGMYEGSLGKEKTDELAVMVDTFHPLKLTQNAVSLEDKDYVYSWLA from the coding sequence ATGAGTTATTACTATAAATTGGGGAATGTTCCTCATAAAAGACACTCCCAATTTAGACAAGCCAACGGTTCTTTGTATCACGAAGAATTAATGGGGATTCATGGCTTTTCAGGTATTCAATCCCTGCTTTATCATTTGCATCCCCCTACTCAAATAGCCAAGATATTATTTGAAAAAAAGATAGAAATTGCCTATGCAGAAGAAGGTGCTTTACGTCCCCATCATATCCGTACAGCTAGTGTAGTTGAAGGAGGGGATGCGATCGCATCTCGTCTCCCCCTCATGGCTAACTCCGATGTCTGTATCTATATTGCGCGACCTACTGAACCAATGCAGTATTGGTATCGTTTTGCTCAAGGCGATGAAATCATTTTCATTCACGACGGTACAGGTATATTGGAAAGCCAGTATGGAATTATCCGTTATCACCCTGGAGATTATTTAGTAATTCCGACAGGAGTAGTATGGCGCATTCTTCCTGATACAAACGTAGGGCAAAGAATGCTAGTAATTGAATCCTACGGACATATAGAACCTCCACAACGCTACATCAACCGTTACGGTCAATTTTTAGAGCATTCTCCCTATAACGAGCGAGATATTCGCCCACCTGAAGAACTAATTACCTTTGATAAAACAGGTGAATTTGAGGTGCGCGTTAAAGCAAGAAATCATATTACCAGTTTTCTTTATCGCCACCATCCATTAGACGTTGTAGGGTGGGATGGTCATCTTTGGCCGTTTGCGTTTAATATAGCAGACTTTGAACCGATTACAGGTCGTATTCATCAACCCCCAACAGTTCATCAAACTTTTACGGCTCCAGGGTTTGTTATTTGTTCTTTTGTCCCACGATTATTAGATTATCATCCTGCGGGAATCCCTTCACCATATAACCATTCCAACGTTGATTCAGATGAAATGATTTATTACGTTGAAGGCAATTTTATCTCGCGTAAAGGCATAGAGCGATCGTCAATAACAGTTCATCCTAGCGGTATTCCTCATGGCCCACACCCTGGAATGTATGAAGGGTCACTTGGTAAGGAAAAAACTGATGAATTGGCTGTGATGGTTGATACTTTCCATCCTTTGAAGTTGACGCAAAATGCTGTTTCTTTGGAGGACAAAGATTATGTATATAGTTGGCTTGCTTAG
- the hppD gene encoding 4-hydroxyphenylpyruvate dioxygenase, with product MTVSPLKQPTNHNFPNSFAAKEAVESKQLMSDLFPIHRFDHLEFYVGNAKQAAIFYEKCFGFTNTAYRGLETGSREIASYVMEQGDIRFVLSTAMNPEHPIAQSVQKHGDAIAVIALEVPDAVAAYQESTKRGAVSAISPTEEEDEFGVLRYSAIHVYGDVLIKFVERHNYSGVFAPAFQRRYKVVANNNKIGLKHIDHIVGNVEMGAMDKWVRFFEETMGFNVLAHFDEKAISTEYSALASKVMKNGTGRIKLPINEPANGKCKSQITEYLEYNHDPGVQHIALATDNIIETVTKLREAGVEFLNVPPSYYQELEARVGKINEPIDKLAELGILVDRDEEGYLLQIFTQTVQDRPTVFFEIIERHGAQGFGEGNFKALFVAIEQEQSRRGNL from the coding sequence ATGACAGTATCTCCACTTAAACAACCCACTAATCATAATTTCCCGAACAGTTTCGCAGCAAAAGAAGCTGTTGAAAGTAAGCAGTTAATGAGTGATTTATTCCCAATACACCGCTTTGATCATCTAGAATTTTATGTTGGTAATGCTAAACAAGCAGCTATTTTTTATGAAAAGTGTTTTGGGTTCACCAATACTGCTTATCGAGGTTTAGAAACAGGTAGTCGAGAAATCGCCTCGTATGTAATGGAGCAAGGGGATATCAGGTTTGTTTTAAGTACAGCAATGAATCCAGAGCATCCCATAGCTCAAAGTGTACAGAAACATGGGGATGCGATCGCAGTTATTGCTCTAGAAGTACCCGATGCTGTTGCTGCTTACCAAGAGTCAACCAAACGGGGTGCGGTTAGTGCTATTTCTCCCACCGAAGAAGAAGACGAATTTGGGGTACTGCGTTACTCAGCAATTCATGTCTACGGTGATGTTTTAATTAAATTTGTTGAGCGTCATAATTACTCTGGCGTATTTGCTCCAGCGTTCCAACGTCGGTACAAAGTAGTCGCTAACAACAATAAAATAGGATTAAAGCACATCGATCATATTGTCGGCAATGTAGAAATGGGCGCAATGGATAAATGGGTGCGCTTCTTTGAAGAAACAATGGGTTTTAATGTCTTAGCGCACTTTGACGAAAAAGCTATTTCTACAGAGTATTCCGCCTTAGCATCTAAAGTAATGAAAAATGGCACAGGTAGAATTAAACTACCAATTAATGAGCCAGCAAATGGTAAATGTAAATCCCAGATAACAGAATATCTGGAATATAACCATGATCCTGGTGTACAACACATTGCTTTAGCGACTGACAACATTATCGAAACAGTTACGAAACTCAGAGAAGCAGGAGTAGAATTTTTAAACGTACCGCCAAGTTATTACCAAGAATTAGAAGCAAGGGTAGGGAAAATCAATGAGCCAATTGATAAATTAGCCGAATTAGGAATCTTAGTTGATCGAGATGAAGAGGGGTATCTACTCCAAATATTTACCCAAACAGTGCAAGATAGACCAACAGTATTTTTTGAAATTATCGAACGACATGGCGCACAAGGCTTTGGCGAAGGTAATTTTAAAGCTTTATTTGTAGCAATTGAACAAGAACAATCACGACGAGGAAACCTTTGA